A DNA window from Hordeum vulgare subsp. vulgare chromosome 1H, MorexV3_pseudomolecules_assembly, whole genome shotgun sequence contains the following coding sequences:
- the LOC123419305 gene encoding transcription factor TGA9-like, giving the protein MELEAARRRFQLWLRGLRSLRRDLRTARWADDPAQLAKLVAGYVSHFADYCAARAELDPVWTLAAPWASPVERGAAHWLAGWRPTTLVHLLYTESGRRFEAQLPDLLLGVRSGNLGDLSPAQLAQIDELQRRTVAQEDELSREMARVQEGDGLVGAGGELLDVGGLVGRVGAVVAGADALRLRTMKRAVEILEPAQASELLVAAADMEIGFREFGLKYDGVGAGGS; this is encoded by the coding sequence ATGGAgctggaggcggcgaggcggcgcTTCCAGCTCTGGCTCCGCGGGCTGCGGTCGCTGCGCCGCGACCTCCGCACGGCGCGCTGGGCCGACGACCCGGCGCAGCTCGCCAAGCTGGTGGCCGGCTACGTGTCCCACTTCGCCGACTACTGCGCGGCGCGCGCGGAGCTGGACCCGGTGTGGACGCTGGCGGCGCCGTGGGCGAGCCCCGTGGAGCGCGGCGCGGCCCACTGGCTGGCCGGCTGGCGGCCGACGACGCTGGTCCACCTGCTCTACACCGAGTCCGGCCGCCGCTTCGAGGCGCAGCTCCCGGACCTCCTGCTGGGCGTGCGGTCGGGCAACCTCGGCGACCTCAGCCCCGCCCAGCTGGCGCAGATCGACGAGCTGCAGCGCCGCACCGTGGCGCAGGAGGACGAGCTGTCGCGCGAGATGGCGCGGGTGCAGGAGGGCGACGGCTTGGTGGGCGCGGGCGGGGAGCTGTTGGACGTGGGCGGGctcgtcggccgcgtcggcgcagTGGTCGCCGGGGCCGACGCGCTGCGGCTGCGCACCATGAAGCGCGCCGTGGAGATCCTCGAGCCGGCGCAGGCCTCCGAGCTGCTCGTCGCCGCGGCGGACATGGAGATCGGGTTCCGTGAGTTCGGGCTCAAGTACGACGGCGTCGGCGccggcggctcctga